The nucleotide sequence CCATTACTTCAATGACATCAACACCTGTTGCGCCACCAATATCAGGGACCTTAATCTTAATCTCATCTGCCATAGTTATCCTCAGCAAACAGGTAAACTGAAATTTATTTGACCAAATTTAATGTTACGAGAACATCCTTTAAAACTGGGCATCTATTTACCCCGGATAGCCCTTCTATATTAATTCCACCCCACTAAACAGTGTAGAATTGTCGGGGCTATGCCGAGAAGAATTGAGGGGAGCCCTAGTGAGTCACTGGATCCTCTTTTTCACTATTAATGCCATACCGTTTCATTGCATCAACAATTGTTGATTTAGGCATTTCTCCCTGCTGCACTAAAGCATCTAAAGCTGCTAAAACAACAAATTTAGCATCCACTTCAAAGAAGTGGCGTAAACGCTCTCGCGTATCACTGCGTCCATATCCATCAGTACCCAGTACTATGTAAGGTGCTGCAATGTAGGGTCTTATCTGATCAGCATATAAGCGCATATAATCTGTCGCAGCAATCACAGGACCTTTACGATCAGCTAATTGCTGGCTGACATAACTCTGCTGTGGTTTAGCATCGGGATGCATGCGATTATGCCGTTCTGCAGACAGGCCATCTCGTCTTAATTCATTGAAGCTTGTGACAGACCAAATATCCGCAGTCACTGCAAAATCATCATGAAGCATTTGTGCTGCTTTGATGACTTCCCGCAGAATAGTACCACTACCCAGCAGTTGCACATGCTTTTTGCTCTTTTTCTCACTCTCCTGTAGCAAATACATGCCTTTGAGAATACCTTCTTCAACACCGGCTGGCATTTCAGGGTGAGTATAATTTTCATTCATTACGGTAATGTAGTAGAACACATTCTCCTGTTTCTCATACATCCGATATAAACCATCACGAATGATGACAGCTAACTCATAAGCATAAGTTGGATCATAAGCCACACAATTGGGAATAGTTGACGCCATAAGATGACTATGACCATCCTGATGTTGCAAACCTTCTCCCGCCAATGTGGTACGTCCAGCGGTTCCTCCCAAAAGAAATCCACGTGCCTGCATATCGCCTGCTGCCCAAGCCAAATCACCAATGCGTTGAAAACCAAACATTGAGTAATAAATATAGAAAGGTATCATTGCCAGTTTGTTGGTACTGTATGATGTTGCGGCAGCGATCCATGAACAGAAGGCTCCTGCTTCATTAATGCCTTCCTCCAGGATCTGACCATCTTTTGCTTCACGGTAGTACATCACCTGTTCATGATCCACAGGAGTATAAAGTTGTCCAACTGGAGAATAAATACCGATTTGACGGAACAAACCCTCCATACCAAAAGTCCGACACTCATCCGGAACAATCGGCACAATACGCGCACTCAATTCTTTATCCTTCAATAAAACCGATAGAATGCGTACAAAAGCCATCGTAGTTGAAATTTCCCGTTCACCCGTACTACCGGTAATCGCAGAAAAAGCTGATAACACAGGAATTTTTAGCGGTTCAACATCCGTGGTACGAGCAGGTAAATAACCTCCGAGGGCTTCACGCTGTTTGCGTAAATACTTAATTTCCGGACTATCATCGGCAGGACGATAAAAGGGTATTTCAGCAATTTTCTCATCGCTGATAGGAATACTAAAACGATCTCTGAAGGCTCTTAGCTGTTCAATAGTCATTTTCTTTTGCTGATGGGTAATGTTTTGACCTTCACCAGCAGCCCCCATACCATAACCTTTGATGGTCTTAGCCAATATTACTGTTGGGCTTCCCTTATGCTTGACTGCTTGTGCATAGGCAGCAAATACTTTCTGTGGATCATGGCCACCACGGTTTAAACGCCAGATTTCATCATCAGACATATTGGCTACCAGTTTTTTCAGCTCTGGATATTGGCCAAAAAAATGTTCACGGACATAAGCACCATCATTTGCTTTATAGCTTTGATAATCACCATCGACGCATTCTTCCATGCGTTTTTGCATAATACCAGTATCATCCCGTGCAAAAAGTGGATCCCAACGTCCACCCCAGATCACTTTAATAACATTCCAGCCAGCGCCACGGAATAAACCTTCCAATTCTTGAATAATTTTGCCATTACCGCGGACAGGGCCATCTAAACGCTGTAAGTTACAATTCACCACAAAAATCAAATTGTCCAGTTTTTCACGGGCCGCAATAGATAAAGCACCAACAGATTCTGGCTCATCCATTTCACCATCACCCAGGAATGCCCAAACTTTACGTCCTTCAGCATGCATCAATCCTCGATTTTCCAGGTATTTTAGAAAACGTGCCTGGTAAATAGCTTGCAATGGACCTAGCCCCATGGATACTGTAGGAAATTGCCAGAAATCCCCCATCAACCACGGATGCGGGTAAGAAGACAATCCATCAACTTCAACTTCCTGACGGAATTTATCTAATTGTTGTTCTGATAAACGGCCTTCTAAAAAAGCACGGGCATAAATTCCTGGTGAAGAATGCCCCTGTATATAAAGCAAATCACCGCCTTTCACTTTATCCGGACCTTTGAAAAAATAATTAAATCCAGTTTCATATAAGGTCGAGGAAGAAGCATAAGAAGCAATATGCCCTCCGAGCTCTGCGGCATATTTACCTGCTCGCACAACCATTGCTACTGCATTCCAGCGAATAAGAGCATTAATTCGCTTGCCGATACCTTCGTCAGGTGGCATCGGCTGTTCTTCATGCGGTTTTATAGTATTACGGTAAGGAGTATTAATAGAGCTTTTCAGCTTCACTCCCTCGGCATTTGCTCTATTCATAAGCTCCTGGAGCAGAAATGCAGCCCGTTCGTTACCATCATTGGCAAATACTGCTTGCAAGGCATCCAGCCATTCACGCGTCTCAATTGGATCTATATCATTACTGTTTTCATATGACATGAATGTGTTCCTCGTCAATCTTTAAGCTTTTTAGCAACAAGCTGGTGTAACCTGTAAACGTTTATGAATTACGCCACCGCAAGCCTGCATGCAAACCTGATAATCTGCCCGGCAGTTACAGGTTGTTTTTCGGCATTGTAGTGGATCACGGAAGGAATTCAACTCAAGAGCAAGCATTTCACCTTTTACATAGCGCTCATGTTGATAACGATAATAACTTTTCGCGGTCTTTTCTTTCGCATAAGCATTACATTGCTGGCAATTATTACGACAGGTCTTGTTACATACTACCGCTCTACTTTCACAATTTTTTTGGCAAGTGGCAAAACTGCATTTTGCCAACCCACACTGTACTTGTGGAGTAAGGGTTTGGTGCATACAAGCAGTCAAAAATAAAAAACAACAACCCCATACAGCCCGAACAATAAAATTTATCATAGTTAGCCATCTCAATTTATGAAAATCATTAGACTTCCTTAAAATTCTACTGCATTGGAGCATTACTTCATCGATACGGTGCTCGAATCCTCATGTACTATGTACACTCCGCTTCTGCGCGCACCGTTCCTCCTCTCCCTGCAGCAAGTTTAGAAAAAAGTCTATATCTTCACGCTGTTACAACCACGCTCCCAAGGTGAAAACGGCAACAAAGACCAAAAAGACAATTAGTGCATGCTCTACCAAACTTTCTGCATAGGGAAGCTGTACAGACTCATTTTCACTGTTATGAGCAGCAAGTACCCCCCCCTGGCTTAAGAGAGAATCATTATTTTCCGGCGCAGAAAAAAACATTTGGATATAAAAACGAAATCCGCGCTGAAAATTACCTACTAATAAATAGAGTAGTACAGTAATTCTTGCCGGTATCCAATCAAATAGATTAGTTAGCCATTGAGCCAATTTCGCTGTTTGCTCCTGCCCTTTACACAATGATACCAAACGATAAGCAAGAATGGCCAAAGGACCGGCAACAATATACCAAAAAACAACCCCAAACAATTCATTATTGGCTTTAACGAAATAATTTCCCGCTACAGCCTCCTCATCCCCTTCATTTTCCTGCCTTACCGGATAAAAAGGATTCTCAGGGCCTAAACAATAATAAAAAATAGCTAAGTTAAGCAGCAATCCAATAAATCCGTAGAATAAATGACCAAAAATAAAGAGTACCAACCAGCAAATAAAGAGTATAGGCAATAAGATAGCCGCAATAAGCAGTCCTGGATGAGCCATGCCTCCCTCTTTTGGTAACCGTTGACTAAGGGCATTATAATAGGAGGAAAACCAATAAAACCGATTATGTGATAGTGAATGCACTAGAAAACGTTCACTCAGTAAACAAAGGACAATGATCAGTAATTTCATTTTTAATCCTTACGCATTTTATCCGATAGGGCAATTGGTGTTGGGTATTTTAACACTACTAAATAGGACGAAACGATAAATGTCAAAATAGTTGTGGCTTGTATCAAATTCGATGCAACTTCAGAAATTAGCTTTGTGCTTAAGGCAATACTGGCAACTAAAAGAGAAAACTCACTTGCCTGCCCTAATCGCAAACCAACTTCTCTAGCCACTGTTTTTTTCTCTCCTGCTTTAACAAGTAATACATTAAATAAAAGAGGCTTAACCAGCAACATTAAAAACGACAAAATACAGGCTGGTATAACAACCTGAGCAGCAAAACCAAAATTAAACGTTGCACCAATTGAAAAGAAAAACATAACGAGGAAAAAATCACGCAAGGGCTTCAAGCTTTCGGCGATATATAAAGAAATGGGGCTTGACGCCAAAGCAACACCTGCTACAAACGCACCAATATCTTCGGACAGGCCTAATCGTTGCGCCAGAAACGACATACCCAGGCACCAGCCAATGGATAAAAGAAAAACATACTCTTGCGTTCTATCAAAGCGCGCTAACAGTTTCACTAAAACATAACGCTCCACTGCAAACGCAAGTAGAGTTAAGGCGGGTAGCGCAACCCCCACCAAAATCAGATCGTCTACAGAGAATCCGGCCCCCTGCTGTGCACCATTAATGAGGATTAATACAATGATTGCAATAACGTCCTGCATAAGGAGTACGCTTATCATGACTTCACCAGTGTGCTGATGATGTAAAATCGTTGTTGGCAACAATTTGAGGCCAATAATGGTACTGGAGAACATCATTGCGGCGCCCAAAATCCATGACTCAGTCACGCTTAATCCAAACCAACGACCGATCAAGTAAGCAATAATAGCAAATAACACTGAACTGATAACGGCAATCCAGGTTATTTTTCTTAGCATATGGACTAGGTTTTGAGGCTGTAGATGTAAGCCCAATAGAAAAAGTAGAAATACGATACCTATATCCCCGACCTGCTGCACGACGCTAACGTCTGAAACAAGTTTGAATCCCCACGGGCCTAAAACCGCACCCAAGAGAATATAAGCAACAAGCAATGACTGCTTGGTATACAGCACCAGTGTCGAAAAAATAGCTGCACCCGCAAAAATCAAAAAGATGGTATAAAAAACTTCACCCGTTTGCATAGACTTATTGCCCCATAAGTAAATAATTCAAACAATTAAGACATAAACCAACCAAAACTCTCAATGTTCGTGGCATATACCATAAAAAATGATAGGTAGGATAACACATATCAAGTCAGACCCAATCAATTTACGCATAACATCTCTGATTTATCGAATAATATCTCATGTGAGAAGCAAAGTGGTTTTAAATTAATCATTAACGCCTCTCAGCCATTTGCCAATCTGACAGGTAGATAATGTTGTCTTCCCTATTCTTTGTAGTTTTTACTCTTGCATTAATAAAATCCTATTTTATCCCATAGGCTTATATAGCGTTTTGTTTTACAATCATTTCCCTTTGACTCTAAAAACCTATAATTTTTATGCTGGTTACTGCGTACAGAATAGACAATTAGTAGTCAAGCTGGTAAGCTTTTTATTTTGTCCCTAAAAAAATATTACCTAGTATAAATTCCAGTCATTAACAAGCTAATAATATCAGGAGTAATAAAGTCGATGGATTATAGCAGCACACAACCTGCCACGCCGAATCATTCCACCCTAAAATCGCTGATGCCTTGGATTGTTTGGGGTTTAAGCTGTATTTTCTATTTCTATGAATGTTTATTGCAGGTATCTCCTAGCGTGATGAGTTCAGAGCTCATGCGGGATTTTGCAGTGACCAGCCAGACTTTAGGTATCTTATCGGGCGTGTATTTTTACTCCTACGCCGCGATGCAGCTGCCAGGCGGTGTTTTAATGGATTATTTTGGCCCCCAGCGATTACTCACTATCGCAACAACAATTTGTGCAATCAGTACAATTGCCTTCGGTTTGACCGATAACTTTTTTATGGCTTGTATCGCACGCTTGATGATAGGTTTTGGTTCTGCTTTTGCTGCAGTGGGTTCAATGAAGTTGGCCGCCAACTGGTTTCCCCCACAACGATTTGCCCTTTTGACTGGAATGATGGTAACCATTGGTATGTTGGGCGCTATTGGTGGGGAAGCACCTCTCGCTTTATTAATCGACACTTATGGTTGGCGCCAAAGTATGATTATTATGGGTGTAGTGGGTCTTTTTCTCGCCATGCTAATCCTTCTGATTGCCAAAGATTCACCCCACAAATTGCCTCAGCCAACAACGCATCATGACACTGAAGAAGAACATTTGTGGCCAAGCTTGTTGACAATCGTGAAAAATCGCCAATTATGGTTAGTTGCAGCCTATGGCGGTCTGATGTACATGGCCACACCAGTATTTTGTGGATTGTGGGGCGTACCCTTTTTAATGTTTAAGCTAAATCTTGCCAAAGCAACTGCTGCCAACTATATTTCTTTAGTATTTATTGGTTGGGCTATAGCAAGTCCACTATGGGGCATTTACTCCAACCGTATTGGCTTACGTAAACCGCCTATGTACATTGGCAGTATTGGTGCCTTGGTAACCAGTTTGTTTTTTATCTATGCTCCTGTGCAAGCAGGTTGGCCCGTACAACTATCGCTTTTCCTCTTTGGTGTTTTCTCAGCAGGCTTTTTACCCGCCTTTGCTGTGGCAAAAGAGCTATGTAGCAAACGTTATGTCGCTACAGGCCTCAGTTTCATGAACATGATGAATATGGTTGGTATTGCACTAGCTCAACCTATTATTGGCTTTATTCTTGACCAGTTGTGGCAAGGTAAAATTGTTGATAAGGTTCGCGTTTACCCCCTGGAGGCTTATCATATCGCACTGGCCTTGTTACCGCTTGGCATTTTGGTTTCT is from Legionella donaldsonii and encodes:
- the aceE gene encoding pyruvate dehydrogenase (acetyl-transferring), homodimeric type, producing MSYENSNDIDPIETREWLDALQAVFANDGNERAAFLLQELMNRANAEGVKLKSSINTPYRNTIKPHEEQPMPPDEGIGKRINALIRWNAVAMVVRAGKYAAELGGHIASYASSSTLYETGFNYFFKGPDKVKGGDLLYIQGHSSPGIYARAFLEGRLSEQQLDKFRQEVEVDGLSSYPHPWLMGDFWQFPTVSMGLGPLQAIYQARFLKYLENRGLMHAEGRKVWAFLGDGEMDEPESVGALSIAAREKLDNLIFVVNCNLQRLDGPVRGNGKIIQELEGLFRGAGWNVIKVIWGGRWDPLFARDDTGIMQKRMEECVDGDYQSYKANDGAYVREHFFGQYPELKKLVANMSDDEIWRLNRGGHDPQKVFAAYAQAVKHKGSPTVILAKTIKGYGMGAAGEGQNITHQQKKMTIEQLRAFRDRFSIPISDEKIAEIPFYRPADDSPEIKYLRKQREALGGYLPARTTDVEPLKIPVLSAFSAITGSTGEREISTTMAFVRILSVLLKDKELSARIVPIVPDECRTFGMEGLFRQIGIYSPVGQLYTPVDHEQVMYYREAKDGQILEEGINEAGAFCSWIAAATSYSTNKLAMIPFYIYYSMFGFQRIGDLAWAAGDMQARGFLLGGTAGRTTLAGEGLQHQDGHSHLMASTIPNCVAYDPTYAYELAVIIRDGLYRMYEKQENVFYYITVMNENYTHPEMPAGVEEGILKGMYLLQESEKKSKKHVQLLGSGTILREVIKAAQMLHDDFAVTADIWSVTSFNELRRDGLSAERHNRMHPDAKPQQSYVSQQLADRKGPVIAATDYMRLYADQIRPYIAAPYIVLGTDGYGRSDTRERLRHFFEVDAKFVVLAALDALVQQGEMPKSTIVDAMKRYGINSEKEDPVTH
- a CDS encoding acyltransferase, whose protein sequence is MINFIVRAVWGCCFLFLTACMHQTLTPQVQCGLAKCSFATCQKNCESRAVVCNKTCRNNCQQCNAYAKEKTAKSYYRYQHERYVKGEMLALELNSFRDPLQCRKTTCNCRADYQVCMQACGGVIHKRLQVTPACC
- a CDS encoding cation:proton antiporter, producing the protein MQTGEVFYTIFLIFAGAAIFSTLVLYTKQSLLVAYILLGAVLGPWGFKLVSDVSVVQQVGDIGIVFLLFLLGLHLQPQNLVHMLRKITWIAVISSVLFAIIAYLIGRWFGLSVTESWILGAAMMFSSTIIGLKLLPTTILHHQHTGEVMISVLLMQDVIAIIVLILINGAQQGAGFSVDDLILVGVALPALTLLAFAVERYVLVKLLARFDRTQEYVFLLSIGWCLGMSFLAQRLGLSEDIGAFVAGVALASSPISLYIAESLKPLRDFFLVMFFFSIGATFNFGFAAQVVIPACILSFLMLLVKPLLFNVLLVKAGEKKTVAREVGLRLGQASEFSLLVASIALSTKLISEVASNLIQATTILTFIVSSYLVVLKYPTPIALSDKMRKD
- a CDS encoding MFS transporter, whose protein sequence is MDYSSTQPATPNHSTLKSLMPWIVWGLSCIFYFYECLLQVSPSVMSSELMRDFAVTSQTLGILSGVYFYSYAAMQLPGGVLMDYFGPQRLLTIATTICAISTIAFGLTDNFFMACIARLMIGFGSAFAAVGSMKLAANWFPPQRFALLTGMMVTIGMLGAIGGEAPLALLIDTYGWRQSMIIMGVVGLFLAMLILLIAKDSPHKLPQPTTHHDTEEEHLWPSLLTIVKNRQLWLVAAYGGLMYMATPVFCGLWGVPFLMFKLNLAKATAANYISLVFIGWAIASPLWGIYSNRIGLRKPPMYIGSIGALVTSLFFIYAPVQAGWPVQLSLFLFGVFSAGFLPAFAVAKELCSKRYVATGLSFMNMMNMVGIALAQPIIGFILDQLWQGKIVDKVRVYPLEAYHIALALLPLGILVSLVILPRIKETHCQSVQG